Proteins from a single region of Parambassis ranga chromosome 18, fParRan2.1, whole genome shotgun sequence:
- the LOC114450610 gene encoding selection and upkeep of intraepithelial T-cells protein 6-like isoform X1, which produces MISPEHLLISLFCLFVLTVSSATTGHNNAVRVVVQEGSDAILPCSPSNKEDLTYKLFDWRKDGQTKKEVFMYDSGIHYNNGRSGQDEQFRGRVSFFPDQLTSGNASITITNTKTVDSGEYSCVFPRLHPAGQRYTVQLVVGAAPTPVVSIGGISENRALLRCEVRGAFPKPEVQWQDSDGNVLPAEEPKVRVREGRFYITLHANVTKTNYFTCVAKQEEIGRMTNNHISVPDKLFVSDPEDSGSAPWIAGGVVVGAFVLLAAVAVVTAVIQRRRRRQLDEARKREKKLQHKLDEAKKHEKKLQHKLDETKKHEEQLRQELDAVKECEEERLKVSLLERGEGEQQRDALLEVWTHTLVPQRRPQRMRRTAVVQYTRDKVKRSVDEEQEVPQVEVDSEVESVQLPCKSTADLPGDTRVEWTDILNRKVHVYESGSDRPDKQNQFYLNRTKMSDEPLKTGDLSLTLKRPTDGDNYTYTCTVYSRDGDILVKKQVKFNVRVPQVEVDSGEESVQLPFETTADLPADARVLWKHMYHSVHVFMDGSDRPEDQHQAYRNRTMMSEDLLRTGRLSLTLRRPTWRDSGEYLCLVFRQRDLLRAKSVLLTVKDTDQDQDQTGDIRTSSSSTDLTVLMASHRDPEPEPPEQCPDKLPWTGRSS; this is translated from the exons CTGTCAGAGTCGTTGTCCAAGAAGGGAGTGACGCCATCTTACCCTGTTCTCCCAGCAACAAGGAGGACCTTACCTATAAACTCTTTGACTGGAGGAAAGATGGTCAGACGAAGAAGGAGGTGTTCATGTATGATTCAGGCATTCATTACAACAACGGTCGTTCAGGTCAGGATGAACAGTTCAGAGGACGAGTGTCATTTTTTCCTGATCAGCTGACGTCTGGTAACGCCTCCATAaccatcacaaacacaaagacagtcgacagtggagaatacagcTGTGTTTTTCCACGTCTTCATCCAGCAGGACAAAGATACACCGTTCAGCTTGTTGTTG gcGCAGCTCCGACACCAGTCGTCAGTATTGGTGGTATCTCAGAGAACAGAGCTTTGCTGAGGTGTGAGGTCCGAGGGGCTTTCCCTAAACCTGAAGTCCAGTGGCAGGACAGTGATGGAAACGTCCTCCCTGCTGAGGAGCCCAaggtcagagtcagagaggGTCGTTTCTACATCACCCTCCACGCCAATGTGACCAAGACCAACTACTTCACCTGTGTAGCCAAGCAGGAGGAGATCGGTCGCATGACGAATAATCACATCTCTGTGCCAG ACAAGCTGTTTGTGTCTGACCCAGAAGACAGCGGCTCTGCTCCATGGATAGCTGGAGGTGTTGTTGTAGGAGCGTTTGTGCTTCTAGCTGCTGTAGCTGTTGTAACTGCAGTGAtccaaaggaggaggaggagac agcTGGATGAAGCAAGGAAACGTGAGAAGAAACTGCAGCACA agCTGGACGAAGCAAAGAAACATGAGAAGAAACTGCAGCACA agctcgatgaaacaaagaaacacgAGGAGCAACTGCGACAGG AGCTTGATGCAGTGAAGGAATGTGAGGAGGAAAGGCTAAAGG TGTCTCTTCTGGAGAGAGGGGAAGGGGAACAGCAGAGAGACG caTTACTTGAAGTGTGGACACATACATTGGTGCCCCAACGCC GGCCACAGAGAATGCGAAGAACTGCAGTGGTTCAATACA CGCGTGATAAAGTGAAGAGAAGTGTGGATGAAGAGCAAGAGG TCCCCCAGGTGGAGGTGGATTCAGAGGtggagtctgtccagctgccCTGTAAATCCACAGCTGACCTGCCTGGAGACACTAGAGTGGAGTGGACCGACATTTTAAACAGGAAGGTCCACGTGTATGAGAGCGGCTCTGACCGACCTGACAAACAGAACCAGTTTTACCTTAACAGAACGAAGATGAGCGACGAGCCGCTGAAAAccggagacctcagtctgaccctgaaacGCCCCACAGATGGAGACAACTACACCTATACCTGCACCGTCTACAGCAGGGACGGAGACATCCTGGTCAAGAAACAAGTCAAGTTCAACGtcagag tcccccaggtggaggtggactcaggggaggagtctgtccagctgccattTGAAACCACAGCGGACCTGCCTGCAGACGCCCGAGTGTTGTGGAAGCACATGTACCACAGTGTCCACGTGTTTATGGACGGCTCTGACCGACCTGAAGACCAGCACCAGGcctacagaaacagaacaatgatgagtgaagacctgctgagaactggacgcctcagtctgaccctgagacgTCCCACATGGAGAGACAGTGGAGAATacttgtgtttggttttcagacAGAGAGATCTGCTGAGAGCAAAATCAGTGCTGCTCACAGTCaaag ACACAGATCAGGACCAGGATCAAACAGGGGACATCaggaccagcagcagctccactgaTCTGACTGTTCTGATGG CTtctcacagagacccagagcctgaaccccctgaaCAGTGTCCGGATAAACTCCCTTGGACAGGACGCAGCTCAtga
- the LOC114450610 gene encoding uncharacterized protein LOC114450610 isoform X3 yields the protein MSGSYAALFLLFLSQHTMISPEHLLISLFCLFVLTVSSATTGHNNAVRVVVQEGSDAILPCSPSNKEDLTYKLFDWRKDGQTKKEVFMYDSGIHYNNGRSGQDEQFRGRVSFFPDQLTSGNASITITNTKTVDSGEYSCVFPRLHPAGQRYTVQLVVGAAPTPVVSIGGISENRALLRCEVRGAFPKPEVQWQDSDGNVLPAEEPKVRVREGRFYITLHANVTKTNYFTCVAKQEEIGRMTNNHISVPDKLFVSDPEDSGSAPWIAGGVVVGAFVLLAAVAVVTAVIQRRRRRQLDEARKREKKLQHKLDETKKHEEQLRQELDAVKECEEERLKVSLLERGEGEQQRDALLEVWTHTLVPQRRPQRMRRTAVVQYTRDKVKRSVDEEQEVPQVEVDSEVESVQLPCKSTADLPGDTRVEWTDILNRKVHVYESGSDRPDKQNQFYLNRTKMSDEPLKTGDLSLTLKRPTDGDNYTYTCTVYSRDGDILVKKQVKFNVRVPQVEVDSGEESVQLPFETTADLPADARVLWKHMYHSVHVFMDGSDRPEDQHQAYRNRTMMSEDLLRTGRLSLTLRRPTWRDSGEYLCLVFRQRDLLRAKSVLLTVKDTDQDQDQTGDIRTSSSSTDLTVLMASHRDPEPEPPEQCPDKLPWTGRSS from the exons CTGTCAGAGTCGTTGTCCAAGAAGGGAGTGACGCCATCTTACCCTGTTCTCCCAGCAACAAGGAGGACCTTACCTATAAACTCTTTGACTGGAGGAAAGATGGTCAGACGAAGAAGGAGGTGTTCATGTATGATTCAGGCATTCATTACAACAACGGTCGTTCAGGTCAGGATGAACAGTTCAGAGGACGAGTGTCATTTTTTCCTGATCAGCTGACGTCTGGTAACGCCTCCATAaccatcacaaacacaaagacagtcgacagtggagaatacagcTGTGTTTTTCCACGTCTTCATCCAGCAGGACAAAGATACACCGTTCAGCTTGTTGTTG gcGCAGCTCCGACACCAGTCGTCAGTATTGGTGGTATCTCAGAGAACAGAGCTTTGCTGAGGTGTGAGGTCCGAGGGGCTTTCCCTAAACCTGAAGTCCAGTGGCAGGACAGTGATGGAAACGTCCTCCCTGCTGAGGAGCCCAaggtcagagtcagagaggGTCGTTTCTACATCACCCTCCACGCCAATGTGACCAAGACCAACTACTTCACCTGTGTAGCCAAGCAGGAGGAGATCGGTCGCATGACGAATAATCACATCTCTGTGCCAG ACAAGCTGTTTGTGTCTGACCCAGAAGACAGCGGCTCTGCTCCATGGATAGCTGGAGGTGTTGTTGTAGGAGCGTTTGTGCTTCTAGCTGCTGTAGCTGTTGTAACTGCAGTGAtccaaaggaggaggaggagac agcTGGATGAAGCAAGGAAACGTGAGAAGAAACTGCAGCACA agctcgatgaaacaaagaaacacgAGGAGCAACTGCGACAGG AGCTTGATGCAGTGAAGGAATGTGAGGAGGAAAGGCTAAAGG TGTCTCTTCTGGAGAGAGGGGAAGGGGAACAGCAGAGAGACG caTTACTTGAAGTGTGGACACATACATTGGTGCCCCAACGCC GGCCACAGAGAATGCGAAGAACTGCAGTGGTTCAATACA CGCGTGATAAAGTGAAGAGAAGTGTGGATGAAGAGCAAGAGG TCCCCCAGGTGGAGGTGGATTCAGAGGtggagtctgtccagctgccCTGTAAATCCACAGCTGACCTGCCTGGAGACACTAGAGTGGAGTGGACCGACATTTTAAACAGGAAGGTCCACGTGTATGAGAGCGGCTCTGACCGACCTGACAAACAGAACCAGTTTTACCTTAACAGAACGAAGATGAGCGACGAGCCGCTGAAAAccggagacctcagtctgaccctgaaacGCCCCACAGATGGAGACAACTACACCTATACCTGCACCGTCTACAGCAGGGACGGAGACATCCTGGTCAAGAAACAAGTCAAGTTCAACGtcagag tcccccaggtggaggtggactcaggggaggagtctgtccagctgccattTGAAACCACAGCGGACCTGCCTGCAGACGCCCGAGTGTTGTGGAAGCACATGTACCACAGTGTCCACGTGTTTATGGACGGCTCTGACCGACCTGAAGACCAGCACCAGGcctacagaaacagaacaatgatgagtgaagacctgctgagaactggacgcctcagtctgaccctgagacgTCCCACATGGAGAGACAGTGGAGAATacttgtgtttggttttcagacAGAGAGATCTGCTGAGAGCAAAATCAGTGCTGCTCACAGTCaaag ACACAGATCAGGACCAGGATCAAACAGGGGACATCaggaccagcagcagctccactgaTCTGACTGTTCTGATGG CTtctcacagagacccagagcctgaaccccctgaaCAGTGTCCGGATAAACTCCCTTGGACAGGACGCAGCTCAtga
- the LOC114450610 gene encoding selection and upkeep of intraepithelial T-cells protein 6-like isoform X2, whose protein sequence is MSGSYAALFLLFLSQHTMISPEHLLISLFCLFVLTVSSATTGHNNAVRVVVQEGSDAILPCSPSNKEDLTYKLFDWRKDGQTKKEVFMYDSGIHYNNGRSGQDEQFRGRVSFFPDQLTSGNASITITNTKTVDSGEYSCVFPRLHPAGQRYTVQLVVGAAPTPVVSIGGISENRALLRCEVRGAFPKPEVQWQDSDGNVLPAEEPKVRVREGRFYITLHANVTKTNYFTCVAKQEEIGRMTNNHISVPEDSGSAPWIAGGVVVGAFVLLAAVAVVTAVIQRRRRRQLDEARKREKKLQHKLDEAKKHEKKLQHKLDETKKHEEQLRQELDAVKECEEERLKVSLLERGEGEQQRDALLEVWTHTLVPQRRPQRMRRTAVVQYTRDKVKRSVDEEQEVPQVEVDSEVESVQLPCKSTADLPGDTRVEWTDILNRKVHVYESGSDRPDKQNQFYLNRTKMSDEPLKTGDLSLTLKRPTDGDNYTYTCTVYSRDGDILVKKQVKFNVRVPQVEVDSGEESVQLPFETTADLPADARVLWKHMYHSVHVFMDGSDRPEDQHQAYRNRTMMSEDLLRTGRLSLTLRRPTWRDSGEYLCLVFRQRDLLRAKSVLLTVKDTDQDQDQTGDIRTSSSSTDLTVLMASHRDPEPEPPEQCPDKLPWTGRSS, encoded by the exons CTGTCAGAGTCGTTGTCCAAGAAGGGAGTGACGCCATCTTACCCTGTTCTCCCAGCAACAAGGAGGACCTTACCTATAAACTCTTTGACTGGAGGAAAGATGGTCAGACGAAGAAGGAGGTGTTCATGTATGATTCAGGCATTCATTACAACAACGGTCGTTCAGGTCAGGATGAACAGTTCAGAGGACGAGTGTCATTTTTTCCTGATCAGCTGACGTCTGGTAACGCCTCCATAaccatcacaaacacaaagacagtcgacagtggagaatacagcTGTGTTTTTCCACGTCTTCATCCAGCAGGACAAAGATACACCGTTCAGCTTGTTGTTG gcGCAGCTCCGACACCAGTCGTCAGTATTGGTGGTATCTCAGAGAACAGAGCTTTGCTGAGGTGTGAGGTCCGAGGGGCTTTCCCTAAACCTGAAGTCCAGTGGCAGGACAGTGATGGAAACGTCCTCCCTGCTGAGGAGCCCAaggtcagagtcagagaggGTCGTTTCTACATCACCCTCCACGCCAATGTGACCAAGACCAACTACTTCACCTGTGTAGCCAAGCAGGAGGAGATCGGTCGCATGACGAATAATCACATCTCTGTGCCAG AAGACAGCGGCTCTGCTCCATGGATAGCTGGAGGTGTTGTTGTAGGAGCGTTTGTGCTTCTAGCTGCTGTAGCTGTTGTAACTGCAGTGAtccaaaggaggaggaggagac agcTGGATGAAGCAAGGAAACGTGAGAAGAAACTGCAGCACA agCTGGACGAAGCAAAGAAACATGAGAAGAAACTGCAGCACA agctcgatgaaacaaagaaacacgAGGAGCAACTGCGACAGG AGCTTGATGCAGTGAAGGAATGTGAGGAGGAAAGGCTAAAGG TGTCTCTTCTGGAGAGAGGGGAAGGGGAACAGCAGAGAGACG caTTACTTGAAGTGTGGACACATACATTGGTGCCCCAACGCC GGCCACAGAGAATGCGAAGAACTGCAGTGGTTCAATACA CGCGTGATAAAGTGAAGAGAAGTGTGGATGAAGAGCAAGAGG TCCCCCAGGTGGAGGTGGATTCAGAGGtggagtctgtccagctgccCTGTAAATCCACAGCTGACCTGCCTGGAGACACTAGAGTGGAGTGGACCGACATTTTAAACAGGAAGGTCCACGTGTATGAGAGCGGCTCTGACCGACCTGACAAACAGAACCAGTTTTACCTTAACAGAACGAAGATGAGCGACGAGCCGCTGAAAAccggagacctcagtctgaccctgaaacGCCCCACAGATGGAGACAACTACACCTATACCTGCACCGTCTACAGCAGGGACGGAGACATCCTGGTCAAGAAACAAGTCAAGTTCAACGtcagag tcccccaggtggaggtggactcaggggaggagtctgtccagctgccattTGAAACCACAGCGGACCTGCCTGCAGACGCCCGAGTGTTGTGGAAGCACATGTACCACAGTGTCCACGTGTTTATGGACGGCTCTGACCGACCTGAAGACCAGCACCAGGcctacagaaacagaacaatgatgagtgaagacctgctgagaactggacgcctcagtctgaccctgagacgTCCCACATGGAGAGACAGTGGAGAATacttgtgtttggttttcagacAGAGAGATCTGCTGAGAGCAAAATCAGTGCTGCTCACAGTCaaag ACACAGATCAGGACCAGGATCAAACAGGGGACATCaggaccagcagcagctccactgaTCTGACTGTTCTGATGG CTtctcacagagacccagagcctgaaccccctgaaCAGTGTCCGGATAAACTCCCTTGGACAGGACGCAGCTCAtga
- the khk gene encoding ketohexokinase isoform X3 has translation METQKKILCVGLVCLDIINVVEKYPEEDSDSRCLSQRWQRGGNASNTCTVLSLLGASCAFMGSLSAGPVADFILEDFQNSCIDVSLVSEHAQCVLPASVVISSVSTGSRTILHMNRNLPDVSAEDFSKIDLHQFKWIHWEGRNADEQVKMIQKVLMYNSTLPQQDRISMSVEIEKIREPLFQLFPHGDVVFVSKDVARHFGFQSGEAAVKGLYSRVKPGATLICAWAEKGADALGPDGVVVHSDAFSPETLVDTLGAGDTFNAAVIYTLYNGGTLQDALIFGCKVAGRKCGFHGYSGITERFKDE, from the exons ATGGAGACACAGAAGAAGATTCTCTGTGTAGGTCTGGTTTGTCTGGACATCATCAATGTGGTCGAAAAGTACCCGGAAGAAGACTCTGACAGTAG GTGTTTGTCACAGCGCTGGCAGCGAGGTGGAAACGCGTCGAACACCTGCACCGTGCTGTCTCTGCTCGGAGCTTCCTGTGCCTTCATGGGCTCCCTGTCTGCTGGTCCTGTGGCCGA TTTTATTTTGGAGGATTTTCAGAATTCCTGCATCGACGTGTCTCTGGTGTCTGAGCACGCTCAGTGCGTCCTTCCAGCCTCCGTGGTCATCAGCAGCGTCAGCACAGGAAGCCGCACCATCCTCCACATGAACAG GAACCTTCCTGATGTCTCAGCAGAGGACTTTTCCAAAATTGACCTTCATCAGTTCAAGTGGATTCACTGGGAG GGCCGAAATGCTGACGAGCAGGTGAAGATGATCCAGAAGGTACTGATGTACAACAGCACgctgccacagcaggacaggaTCAGCATGTCGGTGGAGATAGAAAAGATCAGAGAGCCGCTGTTCCAGCTGTTTCCACACGGCGACGTG GTGTTTGTCAGCAAAGATGTTGCTCGTCACTTCGGGTTCCAGTCGGGCGAAGCTGCTGTGAAAGGACTCTACAGCCGCGTCAAACCGGG GGCCACCCTGATCTGTGCCTGGGCAGAAAAGGGGGCTGATGCTCTGGGTCCGGACGGCGTCGTCGTTCATTCAGATGCTTTTTCTCCTGAAACACTGGTCGATACTCTCGGAGCCGGAGATACGTTCAACGCCGCCGTCATCTACACCTTGTACAATG GTGGAACCTTGCAGGACGCTCTGATCTTTGGCTGTAAGGTTGCTGGCAGGAAGTGCGGTTTCCATGGTTACAGTGGAATCACGGAAAGGTTCAAAGATGAGTGA
- the khk gene encoding ketohexokinase isoform X1, translated as METQKKILCVGLVCLDIINVVEKYPEEDSDSRCLSQRWQRGGNASNTCTVLSLLGASCAFMGSLSAGPVADFILEDFQNSCIDVSLVSEHAQCVLPASVVISSVSTGSRTILHMNSFIRADFLQHAVDVSAVVWQLEGQTPCASCVVCLSSGSRTVILSDMNLPDVSAEDFSKIDLHQFKWIHWEGRNADEQVKMIQKVLMYNSTLPQQDRISMSVEIEKIREPLFQLFPHGDVVFVSKDVARHFGFQSGEAAVKGLYSRVKPGATLICAWAEKGADALGPDGVVVHSDAFSPETLVDTLGAGDTFNAAVIYTLYNGGTLQDALIFGCKVAGRKCGFHGYSGITERFKDE; from the exons ATGGAGACACAGAAGAAGATTCTCTGTGTAGGTCTGGTTTGTCTGGACATCATCAATGTGGTCGAAAAGTACCCGGAAGAAGACTCTGACAGTAG GTGTTTGTCACAGCGCTGGCAGCGAGGTGGAAACGCGTCGAACACCTGCACCGTGCTGTCTCTGCTCGGAGCTTCCTGTGCCTTCATGGGCTCCCTGTCTGCTGGTCCTGTGGCCGA TTTTATTTTGGAGGATTTTCAGAATTCCTGCATCGACGTGTCTCTGGTGTCTGAGCACGCTCAGTGCGTCCTTCCAGCCTCCGTGGTCATCAGCAGCGTCAGCACAGGAAGCCGCACCATCCTCCACATGAACAG TTTCATCAGGGCCGATTTCTTACAGCACGCGGTGGATGTGTCCGCGGTGGTTTGGCAGCTGGAAGGTCAAACTCCATGTGCTTCTTGTGTGGTTTGTCTGTCCAGCGGATCTCGAACTGTCATTCTCTCTGATAT GAACCTTCCTGATGTCTCAGCAGAGGACTTTTCCAAAATTGACCTTCATCAGTTCAAGTGGATTCACTGGGAG GGCCGAAATGCTGACGAGCAGGTGAAGATGATCCAGAAGGTACTGATGTACAACAGCACgctgccacagcaggacaggaTCAGCATGTCGGTGGAGATAGAAAAGATCAGAGAGCCGCTGTTCCAGCTGTTTCCACACGGCGACGTG GTGTTTGTCAGCAAAGATGTTGCTCGTCACTTCGGGTTCCAGTCGGGCGAAGCTGCTGTGAAAGGACTCTACAGCCGCGTCAAACCGGG GGCCACCCTGATCTGTGCCTGGGCAGAAAAGGGGGCTGATGCTCTGGGTCCGGACGGCGTCGTCGTTCATTCAGATGCTTTTTCTCCTGAAACACTGGTCGATACTCTCGGAGCCGGAGATACGTTCAACGCCGCCGTCATCTACACCTTGTACAATG GTGGAACCTTGCAGGACGCTCTGATCTTTGGCTGTAAGGTTGCTGGCAGGAAGTGCGGTTTCCATGGTTACAGTGGAATCACGGAAAGGTTCAAAGATGAGTGA
- the khk gene encoding ketohexokinase isoform X2, with amino-acid sequence METQKKILCVGLVCLDIINVVEKYPEEDSDSRCLSQRWQRGGNASNTCTVLSLLGASCAFMGSLSAGPVADFIRADFLQHAVDVSAVVWQLEGQTPCASCVVCLSSGSRTVILSDMNLPDVSAEDFSKIDLHQFKWIHWEGRNADEQVKMIQKVLMYNSTLPQQDRISMSVEIEKIREPLFQLFPHGDVVFVSKDVARHFGFQSGEAAVKGLYSRVKPGATLICAWAEKGADALGPDGVVVHSDAFSPETLVDTLGAGDTFNAAVIYTLYNGGTLQDALIFGCKVAGRKCGFHGYSGITERFKDE; translated from the exons ATGGAGACACAGAAGAAGATTCTCTGTGTAGGTCTGGTTTGTCTGGACATCATCAATGTGGTCGAAAAGTACCCGGAAGAAGACTCTGACAGTAG GTGTTTGTCACAGCGCTGGCAGCGAGGTGGAAACGCGTCGAACACCTGCACCGTGCTGTCTCTGCTCGGAGCTTCCTGTGCCTTCATGGGCTCCCTGTCTGCTGGTCCTGTGGCCGA TTTCATCAGGGCCGATTTCTTACAGCACGCGGTGGATGTGTCCGCGGTGGTTTGGCAGCTGGAAGGTCAAACTCCATGTGCTTCTTGTGTGGTTTGTCTGTCCAGCGGATCTCGAACTGTCATTCTCTCTGATAT GAACCTTCCTGATGTCTCAGCAGAGGACTTTTCCAAAATTGACCTTCATCAGTTCAAGTGGATTCACTGGGAG GGCCGAAATGCTGACGAGCAGGTGAAGATGATCCAGAAGGTACTGATGTACAACAGCACgctgccacagcaggacaggaTCAGCATGTCGGTGGAGATAGAAAAGATCAGAGAGCCGCTGTTCCAGCTGTTTCCACACGGCGACGTG GTGTTTGTCAGCAAAGATGTTGCTCGTCACTTCGGGTTCCAGTCGGGCGAAGCTGCTGTGAAAGGACTCTACAGCCGCGTCAAACCGGG GGCCACCCTGATCTGTGCCTGGGCAGAAAAGGGGGCTGATGCTCTGGGTCCGGACGGCGTCGTCGTTCATTCAGATGCTTTTTCTCCTGAAACACTGGTCGATACTCTCGGAGCCGGAGATACGTTCAACGCCGCCGTCATCTACACCTTGTACAATG GTGGAACCTTGCAGGACGCTCTGATCTTTGGCTGTAAGGTTGCTGGCAGGAAGTGCGGTTTCCATGGTTACAGTGGAATCACGGAAAGGTTCAAAGATGAGTGA
- the pltp gene encoding phospholipid transfer protein, translating into MFWIRMTPRVLSLFCIVPLVSSIMAAAEPAGCKIRITDKGLEMLKYETQKFVEEELSNISMPEMKGKEGRFQYTITDVKITELNLTHADLQFIPEAGLLFDVQNSSISLTFNRRILYWFFYDTGNINASAEGVNINTALHLIRDDEGRLKISNVTCDAKITKMKAKFSGTLGRVYDFLAKFLTTGMRFLLNQQICPALNHAALVHVNSMLETIPVRTEVDDYIGIDYSLIDDPVVTSQSLDMHFRGMFFDLSHQNATLVNYAVDPVIREYDRMVYLALSEFFFDSGMYSYYTAGIFQMHIVNEKMPKDLEMLLRTTYFGAIMMLNPALVDAPLSLQFAVNSPPKTSIKTSGATVVMTAIVKVMVLPPGQPPVQLSSMTMEAKFNAKFSMRGKRLAVHADLRRFKIYSNQSALESLALIPLQAPLKTMLQMSVVPLINNWTKRGVRIPLADGMDFIEEVVEYHNGFIVIGANLHFSKGLREMIAGSADAKVDTSNSTTADTHTV; encoded by the exons ATGTTCTGGATCAGGATGACACCCCGTGTGCTGTCCCTCTTCTGCATCGTGCCTTTGGTGTCTTccatcatggctgctgctgaacctGCTGGCTGCAAAATCCGTATCACAGATAAGGGACTAGAGATGT tAAAATATGAGACTCAGAAGTTTGTTGAAGAGGAGCTCAGTAACATCAGCATGCCAGAGATGAAGGGCAAAGAAGGACGCTTCCAATATACCATCACTGA CGTTAAGATAACGGAACTTAACTTGACGCACGCTGACCTCCAGTTCATCCCTGAGGCTGGGTTGTTGTTCGATGTCCAGAATTCGTCAATTTCACTGACTTTCAATCGCCGGATCCTCTACTGGTTCTT CTATGACACAGGAAACATCAACGCATCAGCTGAAGGAGTGAACATCAACACAGCTCTGCACCTGATCAGAGACGACGAAGGACGCCTGAAGATCAGTAACGTCACCTGTGATGCTAAAATCACCAAAATGAAGGCAAAGTTCAGCGGAACACTTGG gAGAGTTTATGACTTTTTGGCCAAATTTCTGACCACAGGCATGCGCTTTCTTCTCAACCAACAG atCTGCCCGGCTCTAAATCATGCTGCTTTGGTTCATGTGAACTCAATGCTGGAGACGATTCCTGTGAGAACAGAGGTTGATGACTACATTGGGATCGATTATTCGCTGATTGATGATCCAGTGGTGACATCCCAGAGCCTTGACATGCACTTCAGG GGAATGTTCTTCGACCTTTCTCACCAAAATGCCACACTGGTGAACTATGCCGTGGACCCAGTTATTAGGGAGTACGACCGCATGGTTTATCTGGCTCTATCCGAGTTCTTCTTCGACAGCGGGATGTACTCTTACTACACGGCTGGAATCTTCCAAATGCATATCGTCAATGAGAAG ATGCCCAAAGATCTGGAGATGCTTCTGAGAACCACCTACTTTGGAGCGATCATGATGCTG AACCCTGCTCTGGTGGATGCTCCACTGTCTCTGCAGTTTGCCGTTAACTCGCCCCCGAAGACCTCCATCAAAACGTCCGGAGCAACGGTCGTCATGACAGCCATCGTCAAAGTTATGGTGCTTCCTCCAGGTCAACCCCCGGTCCAGCTCAGCAGTATGACCATg GAAGCAAAGTTTAACGCCAAATTTTCCATGAGAGGAAAGCGTCTGGCTGTTCATGCTGACCTCCGCAG GTTTAAGATCTACTCCAACCAATCAGCTCTGGAGTCTCTGGCA TTGATTCCTCTGCAGGCTCCTCTCAAGACAATGTTGCAGAtgtctgtggttcctttgattaaCA actggACAAAGAGAGGCGTTCGGATCCCTCTGGCTGATGGGATGGATTTTATCGAGGAGGTGGTTGAATATCACAAT GGCTTTATTGTGATCGGAGCAAATCTTCACTTCAGCAAAGGCCTGAGAGAAATGATCGCAGGAAGCGCCGACGCGAAGGTGGACACGAGCAACAGcaccactgctgacacacacactgtgtaa